One Setaria italica strain Yugu1 chromosome II, Setaria_italica_v2.0, whole genome shotgun sequence DNA segment encodes these proteins:
- the LOC101761024 gene encoding cyclin-D3-2 isoform X2 — MEAFAALFDPLYCPEEHLDLYHEEPVEDAEEQWPDRHEQRPAALDDELPALFEALRAKEGVVVPAGEGEDDGYGGAAGREAAVGWACRAAARLGFSALTAALAVAYLDRCFLAGGALRLGDRPWMARLAAVACVALAAKVEETRVPLLLDLQLCAAAGADPADAYVFEAKTVRRMELLVLSALGWRMHPVTPFSYLQPVLADAAMRLHNCEGVLLAVMADWRWPRHRPSAWATAALLATAGGGDDDSELLALINAPEDEAAECAKIISEVTGMSFLAGDAGAGAGNKRKHAAARMYSPPLSPSGVIGALSCFSCESSSSATADSRPASTSAAAGTWPASVSSSPEPPGRAPKRAAVAAAPPVPHPLPPDEESRDAWPSTCAA; from the exons ATGGAGGCTTTCGCCGCGCTGTTCGACCCCCTCTACTGCCCCGAGGAGCACCTCGACCTGTACCACGAGGAACCCGTCGAGGACGCTGAGGAGCAGTGGCCGGACCGGCATGAGCAGCGGCCGGCGGCTCTTGACGACGAGCTGCCGGCGCTGTTCGAGGCGCTCAGGGCCaaggagggggtggtggtgccggcgggCGAGGGGGAGGACGACGGGtacggcggggcggcgggccgTGAGGCCGCGGTCGGCTGGGcgtgccgcgccgcggcgcggctGGGCTTCTCCGCGCtcaccgccgcgctcgccgtcgcctaCCTCGACCGCTgcttcctcgccggcggcgcgctccggCTTGGCGACCGTCCATGGATGGCGCGCCTTGCCGCCGTCGCCTGCGTTGCGCTCGCCGCCAAGGTCGAGGAGACGCGCGTGCCGCTGCTCCTCGACCTCCagctctgcgccgccgccggcgccgaccccGCCGACGCCTACGTGTTCGAGGCCAAGACGGTGCGCCGGATGGAGCTGCTCGTGCTCTCCGCGCTCGGCTGGCGGATGCACCCGGTCACGCCCTTCTCCTACCTCCAGCCcgtcctcgccgacgccgccatgcGCCTGCACAACTGCGAGGGCGTCCTGCTCGCGGTCATGGCCG ATTGGAGGTGGCCTCGGCACCGGCCCTCGGCGTGGGCCACCGCCGCGttgctcgccaccgccggcggcggagacgacGACTCGGAGCTCCTGGCGCTCATCAATGCCCCCGAG GACGAGGCCGCAGAGTGCGCCAAGATCATCTCCGAGGTGACGGGCATGAGCTTCCTCGCtggcgacgccggcgccggcgccgggaatAAGCGGAagcacgcggcggcgcggaTGTACTCGCCGCCGCTGAGCCCGAGCGGCGTGATCGGCGCGCTGTCCTGCTTCAGCTGCGAGAGCTCGTCGTCCGCCACGGCGGACTCGCGCCCTGCCtccacgtcggcggcggccggcacgtGGCCCGCCTCCGTGTCGTCCTCCCCGGAGCCCCCCGGCCGTGCCCCCAAGCGCGCCGCGGTCGCGGCCGCGCCCCCGGTCCCGCATCCGCTTCCCCCCGACGAGGAGAGCCGCGACGCCTGGCCGTCCACCTGCGCCGCGTGA
- the LOC101761024 gene encoding cyclin-D3-2 isoform X1, with amino-acid sequence MEAFAALFDPLYCPEEHLDLYHEEPVEDAEEQWPDRHEQRPAALDDELPALFEALRAKEGVVVPAGEGEDDGYGGAAGREAAVGWACRAAARLGFSALTAALAVAYLDRCFLAGGALRLGDRPWMARLAAVACVALAAKVEETRVPLLLDLQLCAAAGADPADAYVFEAKTVRRMELLVLSALGWRMHPVTPFSYLQPVLADAAMRLHNCEGVLLAVMAGACPSATSSQYWRWPRHRPSAWATAALLATAGGGDDDSELLALINAPEDEAAECAKIISEVTGMSFLAGDAGAGAGNKRKHAAARMYSPPLSPSGVIGALSCFSCESSSSATADSRPASTSAAAGTWPASVSSSPEPPGRAPKRAAVAAAPPVPHPLPPDEESRDAWPSTCAA; translated from the exons ATGGAGGCTTTCGCCGCGCTGTTCGACCCCCTCTACTGCCCCGAGGAGCACCTCGACCTGTACCACGAGGAACCCGTCGAGGACGCTGAGGAGCAGTGGCCGGACCGGCATGAGCAGCGGCCGGCGGCTCTTGACGACGAGCTGCCGGCGCTGTTCGAGGCGCTCAGGGCCaaggagggggtggtggtgccggcgggCGAGGGGGAGGACGACGGGtacggcggggcggcgggccgTGAGGCCGCGGTCGGCTGGGcgtgccgcgccgcggcgcggctGGGCTTCTCCGCGCtcaccgccgcgctcgccgtcgcctaCCTCGACCGCTgcttcctcgccggcggcgcgctccggCTTGGCGACCGTCCATGGATGGCGCGCCTTGCCGCCGTCGCCTGCGTTGCGCTCGCCGCCAAGGTCGAGGAGACGCGCGTGCCGCTGCTCCTCGACCTCCagctctgcgccgccgccggcgccgaccccGCCGACGCCTACGTGTTCGAGGCCAAGACGGTGCGCCGGATGGAGCTGCTCGTGCTCTCCGCGCTCGGCTGGCGGATGCACCCGGTCACGCCCTTCTCCTACCTCCAGCCcgtcctcgccgacgccgccatgcGCCTGCACAACTGCGAGGGCGTCCTGCTCGCGGTCATGGCCGGTGCGTGCCCCTCTGCGACTTCCAGCCAAT ATTGGAGGTGGCCTCGGCACCGGCCCTCGGCGTGGGCCACCGCCGCGttgctcgccaccgccggcggcggagacgacGACTCGGAGCTCCTGGCGCTCATCAATGCCCCCGAG GACGAGGCCGCAGAGTGCGCCAAGATCATCTCCGAGGTGACGGGCATGAGCTTCCTCGCtggcgacgccggcgccggcgccgggaatAAGCGGAagcacgcggcggcgcggaTGTACTCGCCGCCGCTGAGCCCGAGCGGCGTGATCGGCGCGCTGTCCTGCTTCAGCTGCGAGAGCTCGTCGTCCGCCACGGCGGACTCGCGCCCTGCCtccacgtcggcggcggccggcacgtGGCCCGCCTCCGTGTCGTCCTCCCCGGAGCCCCCCGGCCGTGCCCCCAAGCGCGCCGCGGTCGCGGCCGCGCCCCCGGTCCCGCATCCGCTTCCCCCCGACGAGGAGAGCCGCGACGCCTGGCCGTCCACCTGCGCCGCGTGA